GATGTCCGGCCCGACCGCGGGGTAGGCGCTGCACGTCCGGCCCGTCAGCACGCCGGCCGCTGCGAGGAGTTGCGGACCGTGGCAGATCGCCGCGACCGGCTTGTTCGCGCTGAAGAAGTGCCGCACCGCGTCGAGGACATCCGGGTTCAGGCGGAGGTACTCCGGTGCGCGCCCGCCGGGGATCACGAGCGCGTCGTACTGTGTCGCGTCGATTTCCGCGAAGGTCGCGTTCAGCGCGAAGTTGTGGCCGGGCTTCTCGGAATACGTCTGGTCGCCCTCGAAGTCGTGGACCGCGGTGCGGACCTTGTCGCCGGAGCGCTTGCCGGGGCAGACCGCGTGAACGGTGTGCCCGACCATCTGGAGCGCCTGGAACGGGACCATCACCTCGTAGTCTTCCACGAAGTCGCCGACCAGCATCAGGATCCGCTTAGCGGGCATAGCACGGTTCCGGTTTCAGAGGATCAAAGGTGGCCGAGCCCAACCGCCATAACAGCGAGCCACGAAAGGGCGACGATGGCGGCCGCGAGCCCGAACGCGACGCACCCGCGACGGCGGAATAGAACGGCCCCGAGAATCGCGTAGCCGATGGAGCCGATGCAGAGGAAATCGCGTAGTTCTTCACACCGACTGATTTCCGTGTATCGTGCAGCTTGCTCCGGGGTGGGGTGTACATATTGGAATGTTACCTCGGCTCCGTAACCCCACAGTACATCCGTGACGTACCCCGTCACTAATACCCAAATAATGCCCCCCACGACCCACGTCCCGAAAGCGAACCGGGCGAGTTGCTCTCGGGTCGTGGGGGGCATGGGAGCCTCGGGTTACGCACTCACTTCTTGCGCTTCTTCTTGTTGTCGCGGCGCGGGTTGTTCGGCTTGCTGTCCGTGCCGGGCGCCGGTGGGGGCGTCGGGCCGCCGCGGTCGTTGCGGATCTGGCGCTTGGCTTGCTCGTCTGCTTGGCGCTGCATCTCCTCCATTTTGGCCTGGAGCTGTTCGCGGAGGCGCCCGAGTAGCCCCCGGCTCTTGTTCTGTGCCGCGGCGACGGCGTCCGCGGGCGACTTGCCGTTGGGCGAGCCGGTCTTGGGGTACAGGGTCGCGCCCGTGCCGTTACCGTCGGTGTTGGGGCCGCTGATCTTCGGCTTGGGGATGAACTGGCGCTCGATGATGGCCCACCCGGTGCTCACGATGAAGTACAGCGCGAGGCCCGCCGCCACCTTGTAGAAGAACACCGCCATCATCACCATCATCATCTTCATCATCATCCGCTGCTGCTCGGCCTGCGGGTCGGTCGAGGGCGGCATCATCTTCGCCTGCTGGTAGAGCATCAGGCTCACGGCCAGGATCGGCAGCAGGTTGAAGTACGGCCCCAGGTAGATGAAGCTGCCGAGGTCTTCGGGCGTGCTGATGAACGGGATGCCCTCGCCCCACCAGACGAGCATGTCCGGCGCGGCGAGGTTGTCGATCCACAGGGCCGCGTCGAGCCGGAAGAAGACGCTCTCCTGGAGCCCGAAGTAGAGCCCCATCATGATGGGCATCTGCGCGACGAGCAGGAGGCACCCGCCCATCATCGCGAACGGGTTGGCCCCGTTCTGCATCATCAACCGCGTCTTCTCGCGGTTGTAGGCGTGCATGTCGTCCTTGTACTTTTCTTGCAGCTTCTCGAACTCGGGCTGCAACTGCTTCTGCACCTCCATCATCTTCATGCTCATCGCGGTCTGCTTGCGGCTGGGCATCAGCAGCACGAGCCGCACGCACGCGGTGAGCAGCACGATGGACAGCGCCCAACTGTTGCACACGCTGTGGATGTAGTAGAGGAACATGTGCATCAGGTTCGTGGTCGCGATGACGATGTCGGTCCAGAAGATCGCGCTGGCGAACCGGCCGATCCACGTGTCGGAGCGGAAGTCGGTGAGCGTGGAGAGGATCAGGTCGTCCTTGTAGTGCTTCACCAGCTCCGCGCTGACCGCTTGGTCCTTCGGCATGAGTTCGAGCAGCC
This region of Gemmata massiliana genomic DNA includes:
- a CDS encoding DJ-1/PfpI family protein, coding for MPAKRILMLVGDFVEDYEVMVPFQALQMVGHTVHAVCPGKRSGDKVRTAVHDFEGDQTYSEKPGHNFALNATFAEIDATQYDALVIPGGRAPEYLRLNPDVLDAVRHFFSANKPVAAICHGPQLLAAAGVLTGRTCSAYPAVGPDIGLCGGVLADVPIDGTHVDGNLVTAPAWPAHPAWLRAFLKVLGTKIEM